A part of Aegilops tauschii subsp. strangulata cultivar AL8/78 chromosome 2, Aet v6.0, whole genome shotgun sequence genomic DNA contains:
- the LOC141041231 gene encoding protein FAR-RED IMPAIRED RESPONSE 1-like, giving the protein MKLNVEGAWWVVTKYVGHHNHDMIKKFDLVKFLSAHRGFTPQEEQFVKLLHDCNLQPGRMVHILSMIHSKSGKLSSLPYLPSDVVNLVAKYRRESQLSDMDDTIAYFMQKEKEDPYFFYRIKLDDEDRVVNMYWIDGAARRSYRHFCDCVSFDATYLTNMYKMSCCPFIGINNHNQSLQFGCGFVRNEDTSSYVWLFKTFLECMGGLAPMNIITDQDFGMHGGIEDVFPTTIHRHCRFQHELKLCSGYTVLRIDDYNYKVCTLRDLSDPENEDPDKGRNYMVTVDIANGVYYCQCCKFERDGMLCCHVLRVMDFSAIKKVPDRYILERWTWNADEALCPHDAQEVLAVHEDGPNTSMDTVRHMVMTRRFEHIADDACKHDEMTRAVERHTKALEMELETIKKRMAEEALHRFPKKTKTATTTSTGPSTDNSKVGSGASNTHTHVQNPPRTVTKGRPKQIRYKSALEIQAKHKNSAKKAVTEE; this is encoded by the exons ATGAAGCTGAACGTGGAAGGGGCTTGGTGGGTGGTAACAAAATATGTTGGGCACCACAACCATGACATGATAAAGAAATTTGACCTTGTGAAGTTTCTGAGCGCTCACCGTGGGTTCACCCCGCAAGAGGAACAGTTCGTGAAGTTGCTGCATGACTGCAACCTCCAGCCTGGGAGAATGGTGCACATCCTCTCAATGATTCACAGCAAAAGCGGCAAGCTAAGCAGCCTGCCATACCTGCCTTCAGATGTGGTAAACCTGGTAGCAAAGTATCGCAGGGAAAGTCAATTATCAGACATGGACGACACAATTGCATACTTCATGCAGAAGGAGAAAGAAGATCCATATTTCTTCTACAGAATAAAACTGGATGATGAGGACCGCGTTGTGAACATGTACTGGATAGATGGTGCAGCGCGCAGGTCTTACAGGCACTTTTGTGACTGTGTGTCGTTCGATGCGACGTATCTAACTAACATGTACAAGATGTCGTGCTGTCCATTCATTGGGATAAACAACCACAACCAGTCGCTACAGTTTGGATGCGGTTTTGTTCGCAACGAGGATACGAGCAGCTATGTTTGGCTGTTCAAAACATTTCTGGAATGCATGGGCGGCCTCGCGCCAATGAACATCATAACAGACCAGGATTTCGGGATGCATGGAGGCATTGAGGACGTGTTCCCAACAACCATACACAGGCACTGCAG GTTCCAGCATGAGCTAAAACTGTGCAGCGGGTACACTGTGCTTAGAATTGACGATTACAATTACAAAGTGTGCACGCTGCGAGACCTGTCCGACCCAGAAAATGAGGACCCGGACAAGGGCAGAAACTACATGGTGACAGTAGACATAGCGAATGGTGTGTACTACTGTCAATGTTGCAAGTTTGAAAGAGACGGGATGCTCTGCTGCCACGTACTAAGGGTCATGGACTTCAGTGCTATAAAAAAAGTGCCAGATAGGTACATACTTGAGCGATGGACTTGGAATGCTGATGAAGCACTTTGCCCCCATGACGCCCAGGAAGTGCTCGCGGTGCATGAAGATGGTCCGAACACAAGTATGGACACAGTGAGGCATATGGTAATGACAAGAAGATTTGAACACATAGCAGACGACGCATGCAAGCATGACGAAATGACCAGGGCAGTAGAGAGGCACACGAAAGCATTGGAAATGGAACTAGAGACAATAAAGAAGAGGATGGCAGAGGAAGCTCTACATCGATTCCCCAAAAAGACCAAAACTGCTACAACTACATCAACTGGGCCGTCAACAGATAACTCTAAGGTAGGCTCTGGCGCGTCAAACACGCACACACACGTCCAGAACCCTCCCAGGACAGTCACAAAAGGGCGACCGAAGCAGATTAGGTACAAATCAGCACTTGAGATCCAGGCCAAACACAAAAATAGTGCAAAGAAAGCAGTTACAGAAGAGTAG
- the LOC109773507 gene encoding uncharacterized protein translates to MADWAPVFVGLALFILLSPGLLFQIPGKGRIMDFGGFQTSGISMLIHAVIYFALITILLLAVRVQVFLG, encoded by the coding sequence ATGGCGGACTGGGCCCCGGTGTTCGTCGGGCTGGCCCTATTCATCCTCCTCTCGCCGGGGCTGCTGTTCCAGATCCCCGGCAAGGGCAGGATCATGGACTTCGGCGGCTTCCAGACCAGCGGCATCTCCATGCTCATCCACGCCGTCATCTACTTCGCCCTCATCACCATCTTGCTCCTCGCCGTCCGCGTTCAAGTCTTCCTTGGTTGA